The DNA segment cacacgcacacgcacacacacacacgcacacacacacacacgcacacacacacacacacagcagctggAGGGAGGAGCTGGATTCACATATCTAGCCGTTCCCCACGTGCGAGCCAAGAGCGATCCAGGGAGAGGCGAGGCCCTTATTCTCAGGGAACAGGGAATGAGGAGTCAGCAGGGCAGGAGCCGGGGCAGAATAAGCCCACTCCTGCAGCTCCTGGAGCCCCAGCCTCTCTTTCACTGCTTTCGGCTGCCTGCTGTTGCTTGGCCAAAGGGTGACTGAGGGAACGGGGCGCTGGGCTGGGCTCCGTCCCACTAAGTCCACAAGTGGGACCGTGGGCCACGCCTGGGACTTGCCCTGTTATCAGGAGTGTTTCAGCATCTGCCTTGTtagctccccacccctcccctagaAAGACTCTTCCCTCCTGAGGTTTGCAGCAGAGGGTGCCAGGCAGACGAGGTGGGACTGGGGGACGGTTAAACACGAACCCCCGGCAGGGTCCCGAGGTGCTAAAGTGCCCAGCCCCAAGCCCAGGTTCTCACAccactctcactctctctccGAGATGCCTGTCTTGGTGCCAGGCACACAGGAGCCCGTTAATACTGGTGAATGCACATGGCCAAGCCCCCAGCCTAAGAGAGCCGTGTAACGGTCTTAACCTAACACAGGACAACGACCCCCGCGGACCCAGGCCTTGCCCGGAGCGGCCCTGCCAGCCCACATGTCCGTGAACCATCCGATACGCCCGCCGTGCTCGGGACAGGTACCTCCCGCTACCAGGGCACCCATTTCGCTGGGGAGCAGAGGCCTGTCCTGGGCGCTGTGTCTGACCTGTGGCATCTAGCTGCAGGGGATGAAGGTGAGGGCGGCCCCTGGCCCCCCACTCCCAGTTCCAGGGCTGGGCCCCCCAccaggggccaggggccaggggccagCCATGGCAGTATGCCCCAGGCTGAGAATAGAAGCCCtggaagtggggtggggggccgGCCCCCCCTCACGTGCCTTGGGGGCTCTTTGCCTTATTGTATTCGTTCATCAGCTGCTCGTAAGGCACGGAGAACTCCGACTCTGTGCTGGTGAAGGTGGACTCGTCCGAGGAGGGGAACTCGCCCAGGTTCAGGGGTGCCTCGGCTGTGGCCCCCTCCTGGGGCCTCTCTTCGCCGGCCAGGTTGTCCTCCAGCGAGGACTTGGAGGTGTCCTCGTCCAACAGGCCAGCCTCCTCGTTCACAAAAGTGATGTCAGCGTTCTGGAATATCAGTGGGTGGTAGTCCTGGGCATCCCATGGCTCGCCCTCCTCGCTGATGCGGTCCAGCTGGTTAATGAACACCTCAGAGGTGGGGGAGCCCTCCTCGGGGGGTCCAGCCCCGGCCTCCTCTCCACTGGGCCGTGACACGTGTCCTTTGCTCCGCAGTGTCTGGGACACCTCTTCCAAGCTGGGCGCTTGGCTCTTGGAGTAGACCACCAGGGGGGtcagggaggtgggcagggctggcagcCCACCCCCGGGGGGCCCCGGCCCCGGGCCCCGCTCCCCACCGCCGCCGGTTTTCATGGCCTTCTTCCCGATCTGCTTGATGAGGTCGTTGTACGTCTCCTCCTTCTTGGACAGGAAGCTGAAGATGTTGACGTCCTTGGATGCCGCACCGCTCGCCACCCGCAGGGCCTTCCTGGAGTGTGGGGAGCTCTCGAAGGACTCTTTCCGCCGCCGGCGCCGCTTCTTAATGGCCTTGTGCACCTCCACGAACATGCTCACCTTCCAGTTGACAAACAGCGACAGCCAGGCCAGTCCCAGGTAGATCCAGAGCTCCACGAAGTAGCGGTACAGGGCGTGGTAGTCGGCGCTGGGGTTCACGCCTGTGGGCGGGtcaggaagcccagagaataGGGAGAGGACCAGCAGGGACCCGGAGACACATGGGGGCCAGGGCCATGTCACCCGAGAGCGGACGCGGCTCGAAGGCACAGAGCAGGGATGGGGGACACACCAGGAAAAGGAAAGGATGCCTGTGCAGACGCCGACACCCCGTCACCCTGGGGGACCTTGGCCTGGCCACCGTGTGCCTGTCCCGGACCCCAGCCTGGCCTTCCTGCACCGTCGGAAGTCAGGAGAGTGGCTCCCTGGGCTGCGGGAGGCTCGAGGAGGAGGGGTTTGGGGCGGTGGGAGGAGACAAGCCAGCACCCAGCGCAGGAACTAAGCCATGAACCTTGGCCTTGCAATGATTCACCAACACACTGATTCACAACACTGTTTTGTGTACTCTTTTGGGTGTATGTGTTACAGTCCCATTAAAACCTACATAGAAATTAAGTGAGAGGGCAGCTGGCAGCCTCCTGCTGGGCATGGACTCACTCATTTAGCATAAGTGAGGCTGGCGGAGCGGCCTGGGACGTCCAAGAGCACAGGTCCCGGCAAGAATACCCTAGACAGTCTTGATTCTCCTTCCGCTGATGTCTGGCTGGCCTCCTGGCTTCCTGTTTCTACCCTCCTCCTGGCTCCTCCTGTGGCCTGTAGGGCTCTGCCCTCTCCGTGCCCTCTCCTTTGAGGCCAGGCTCCAGACCCCTGACCCAGGGAGCCCTCCTGGGTTACCCCGCACAGCTCTggccacccccccaccctccaGGATCGTGGAGATCTCACCTTACATTTCCAGGCATGTTGATCCGTATTATTATCTATTCTATGTCCCCCTTCCTGCCCTGAGACTGGGAGTAACTTGTACAAGTAACTGCAGAGAGGGGGCCTTTTCTAGAGTGGGGCTCCCTTAGGGCAAGGACTATAAACCCCTCATTAGACTGGACGGGGTCTGAAGGCAAGGGGCTATCTCCCTAGCAGACAGGAGGTGCTGTTGATCTTGCTTAGGGCTCTGGTCATAAGCAGGTTATGATGATAACCAGGGCCCTACCCTCTGCACATGTGCAGAGCAACTCATCTGATTGTTTAACACCCTGTGATTGGTGGGCGctattcctttttgttttcttaaccaattttacagatggggaaactgaggcaagggtTTGGCATCTTGCTGGAGCTAAGCAAGTATAATTAAAGCATTTTTCTGTGCTTCCCTAATGCAAAGGCTTCTCCTTAGCCCGCTCTGGGCTGCATCAGCTAGACAAAGACAGGATTGTGTCTCCGTCTAAATTTGTCTTCCAGGGCAGCAGGCTCAGATCTGCCAGTGTCAATGCAGCATTCAAGCCTCCCTTGCTTCTCTCACCCACTCAGCTGCCAGTCCCAGCATTCCAAGCCTCCATTTAcagtggggtgggagggcagtGACCTGTCCCTGCTTCCAAGGAAGGGGGCGGGGAGAGATCAGAGGCCCTGGGGCAGAGGTAGGGGTCAGCGGCCAGGGCAGCAGGCACTGGGGCAAGCACACACCGGCTCAGTAAAGGCGAACGGGGCTTTTTCAGGAAGATTAAGAATCAAGATGTTGTGCAGCCCACAGGCACAAGGACATAAGCGGCTGACAAAGGGGTCAAAGAATCTTATCCCGCCTGGATTAaggaggggaggggtgagagGGAGAGTCCGGGCCAGAGGGAGCGGGGCAGCTTGGGAGGAGGCCTTTCTTGTCTTTTAAGCTGCCTGTGGCAAGAGCCAAGTTTCTGGCCTCTGAGTCAAGTGTCCAACACAGCGCCCTCATCACCTGTGAGCGATGGAAGGAGGCAGCTGTGATGCGGAGCAGCCCCTCACTCAGCCCACAGGATCCTGGGGTAACAGACACAAACCCGGCAGGCGGAAGGTCCTGTCTCTAGCCCATAGCACACCTAAGCCCCTAAGCTCACATGACgggggagaagagaggaagagggcAAACACAAAACACgaacagagaaggagagaaaagccACCTTCTAAGAAAGGAAAGggccttcccagggggcgctagtggtaaagaacctgcctgccagtgcaggagatgtaagacttgggttccatccctgcgtcaggatgatcccctggtggagggcatggcagcccactccagtattcttgcctagagcatcccatggacagagggagccaggtgggctacagtccacggggtcacaaagagtcagataaggcTGAAGCAGCTCAGCACACACGcaagaaaggagaagggaaaatgCCTGCAATGACTCTCCGTCTTGGGTTCCTCCTATAAGCGGCAGGGCCGGGTCAGGACCCCACTGGATGGAGACCCAGGACACTGGACGCCTACCGGGGCCCCCGGGCAAGGTCAGCTGAGCTGAAACTGGAGGAGAAGCAGAGGAagagagggcagggaggcagaGGCAAGGGGCAGGACTCACCGGCCACAAAGTCGCCGAAGCCGATGGTGGAGATGGTGATGAAGGAGTAGTAGAGGCCCTCGATGTAGTCCCACTCCTCCGTCACCATGAACACGAAGGGCGGGATCACCAGGTGGACCAGCACTCCCCACAGGATGAAGATGGCTGTGCACGTGATCTGTGCCTTGCGCTGAGCGATGGGCAGCGAGACCAAGTCAGACAACGCTGGGGGCGGGGGAGACCGGGGGAACCCAGCAGAGCACCCAGAGTGCGCTGAGGAGGTAGCCAGAGGGGAGGCCAGCTGGGTGCCAGGCCTGCAAGGAGGCTCACTAACCATGGAAGGAGGGGGGTTAGCGACATTCCCAGCCTcacctgggagggcagggggctcTGAAACGGCTCGCTTGCCATCTGTCCCGACACTTCCGTATTGGGACCCAGGGATCCTTCCCACCCCAACCACAGTCACTTGCCAGGttcctccccacctctgcccaggACACAGGGATGGAGACATACCAGGCTCACGCCTCTCTTGGTGAGGAACTGGCCCAACCTCTTGGCGCGTCCCCCGAAGAACTTGCCCAGGGCACTGACCCACGTCAGACAGAGCGGCACCCCAAAGAGGCCGTAGAAGACACAGAAGAGGCGCCCGGCGGGGGTCTTGGGGGCCACGTTGCCGTAACCTGAGGAAGAAGAGAGTGAGGCCAACAGGGCCACAGCGGGTGACGGACCCAGACTTAGGGtggcccccacctccacccccctcccccacacacagcTGGAGGAAAGCCCATTCTCGAAGATCACTTGACACTGATCTAATATCAATACCTAAGCAATGAAATTTTCCTTGACCATGCTATGATCTTGATCATTCACAGCAAATGATGGTATGGGCTATGTCTTCTCCATCAGACTGGGAGCTCCCTGAAGGTGGACTAGGCCTCCACCATTAGTAAGTCCTGTCCTAGTCTGTATGGGACCCTTGTGCAAATTAGAAGGCGTAGGTCAATAGCTTCCCTGGGTAGACACTCCAGAAGCACTGTAGCAGATGGTCGCCGAAGACGgccattcatttcttttctttgaaaaaaattccttgttttatttttgactgtgctgggtctttgctgctatgcatgcgctttctctagttgcggtgcgcaggcttctcgttgcgatGGTTTCCCtttttgtggagcacagactcagcagttgtggcgcatgggcttagctgccccggggcatgtgggatcttccctgaccagggattaaaccattgcaagaaagtgaaagtgaaagtcactcggtcttgtccgactctctgcgaccccacggactgtagcctgccaggcttctctgtccatggaattctccaggccagaatactggagtggggagctgttctgttcccttctctagggatcccaacccgggaatcaaacccaggtttccctcattgcaggcagatgcttcactgtCGGAGCCAGCAGGGAATAAGTTATATTCTAAACCCCTAACTTCTGGGATGGCTGGTTATCAGTCATAGATAACCAGCGCAGACACCCAGATTGGTGAGTAAGCAGGGGCTGGGGGTTATGCAGTGACTAAACCTGCTTGACCTCCCATATGGCTCTGGCCCTGCTGTGTCATTTCTACTCCAAGAGCCCAGGTCAggacttctggaagaaaacagtCTCCCACGCATGGCCAGTCACCAAGCACTTACTAAATCTCCAGGGGTGTGTCAAAAGGACAGCGTGCAGCTGGCCCAATTTTAACCCCGATGAGGTCATGTGACCAGAGTTGGGGCATGGAAGAGGGTATCCTGAAGATCTCAGAAGGCTTACCGATGGTGGTGATGACTGTGGCTGCAAAAATCATCGCGTTGGGCCAGTTCCAGTTGTTGAAGGTCTGGTTCCCTGTGATGGCCACACCCTGTCCTGCAGCATCAGACACTATCTAAGAGGAGATATACAGTGAAGATCAGAGAGGAGGTCAGCACTTTATGAACCTCCTTATAAGTATTCTTATTAAATCATCACAATAAGAAAGTGGCAATTATTGTCTTCAATTTATAGGAGATGAAATACTTTATAGAGgatcagagaggtcaagtaatttgcccaaggacaCATAGCTGGGAAGACTATGAATCCCAGTAAACTGAATTCAGTAGATCTGGAAGATGTCAGAGAACGTGcctttctaacaagtttccaggtgatgctgatgttaTGGCccaaggaccacactttgagaaccgcGCCAGATTTTATGCCTCTGAAAGAGGGCAGACATAGTACAGAAAAGACGGAAGGACCTCCAGAGAAGTGTGCTACTTCGGGATTGCCCTGGGAGggacaccccacacacacaggcCCTTCATACCCCGGCCCCCATTGTCAGGGCACCAGCTAAGGTCAGCTCAGAAGCTTGTGGACCCATCTTCTGAGGGTGGACCCATCAGCTGGTCTGGTCATCAAGGTGGTGTGTACTTTTCAGGCTGACTCAAAACCATCATATCAGTTCCCAAGAAGCTCCTGGCCACTTTGGAGAGCAGGTGAGAGGTCACCTGGGGAGGTCTACTGGGAGGCCCAGGGAGAGGTCTTTATTATCTATTCCAGGAACACAGACAGCTGCCAAACCTGTCCACCTAGCCTCCACCCCATCCTTGAGGGTTGCCTCCATTCACTCCACCCACCATCAGTGGGGGCCAGGGCTTCACAAGGCGGCTCCAAGGAAGTGCCAAGATCTGGGGTCCTGGCCCTGGCCCCAGAGAGAGGCCCAGGATGGACCATCCAGCCCAGAAACCAGGAACGTGACAAATTCCCCCTAGAAATCAAGCCTAGGACCaaagaaagacagagacaagCATGGGAGtaggaagaagacagaaaaactgGAGTTCTACCCGTGGCATGATTGAAGTTTGGTGAGAAATGAGGGAAGGGTGGGTTGTCCTGAAGGAGTGTGCTGTTTGAAGCGGCAGAAGGCCAGTGTAAGTGGATCTGCAGACTTTGTCAAGAATTTTCCATGATGACATGCTCATCTGACAGGCTGTCAAACCACACGGCTCACTGCCCTGCCtaccccctccccacccgcccTGCTATTTCCTGCTCATTTCTCTGCAAAGTAGAAAGAGGGTGCCACGGAGCTGGCCAGACGCTTTTCACCAGGACGTTCAGATAGGAAAGAGGCCAACTGGTCCATCCAGTTGTAGGTTAACTCAAAAGGTTTCCTAAGCCATGACATCTATGTTCTAAGCAGGAGAATGAAATGTCCCAGGGCCCGGGATATAAACAGATGGCAAGGAAAGCAGGACCACTCAGCTGCCTTTGGCTGCAGTCTTTGCTATCTGAGATCCCCATCttacgggggtgggggggtgacgAGAGGAGCGTTGTCCTCAGGAAGCACAGCCCGAGACGGCTGACACTGACCGGGAAATCACAGCATTGGAACCCCACCCCTGGTCAACCCCGTGGAGTCTCGGAGGAACAGGGGAGATGTCAGAAGCggcctccccacctccttctcaCACAAAAGGAAAGGGTGGACTCTAGAAACTCCAAACTGAACTCTCGCTGACTCCTCTCTGGAGACAGCAGAGCACTTGGCAGATTCAAAGAGGAAGCGGTGGGCACTGGAAGCTGCTAGCACAGGTTCACCAGAGCAAGTCATGCTCAGCTAAGTGCATCTCCCACTCCAAAGAGACTGCAAAGCCTTGAAGTTCGGTGGAATGCAGTCAATCCAGATAGCAGCAAGGCAGCGGAACAGATGGGTGCAAAGATATTCGTgtggagaagacagagaaatgcAGAGAGGAGCTGGGATTAATCCGGGTCCACATAAAGGCAGACAAACAACCCCAAGAAGTACTGATCATTATCAGTGTGGCCCGAGGTCTCCATCATCGTGCCAAAGACCAGGCCCCTTGAATCTTTTAATCcacagcacagcaaggagatagATGGCTGACCAGTTTCATCTGCAAAGGATGCAAACCTGGGAACAAGGCTGGGGTGGGAAGACAGCTGAGTCACTGCAATGGCACCATCTGGACTGGAAAAATGGGCCCAGGGCGCCTCTgccggctcagtggtgaagaatccgcctaccaacgcaggagacacaggttcaatccctggtctgggatgatcccacaCGTCACGGATCGATGAAGCccttgtaccacaactactgagcctgtgatcgAGAGCCTGGGacccccaactactgagcccacgtgccacagctacggAAGCCCAAGAgctccagagcccacgctcctcaacaagagaagtcaccgccaGGAGAAGCCGTGCACCGCATCTAGAGAGCTGCCCTCGCTCACCGGCACTTGAGACAGGCCCGCACAGTGACAgcagatccagcacagccaaaataaataaataaataagtaatccATTTTTTGAAGTTGAGatctagctttaaaaaaaagaaaaaaatgggccCAAACTAacgtcttttaaatttttcacatCTTACACTTTGGGTTAGAACAGACTGACCCAAAGGGTCAAAGGGAAAAGGCCTTGGGTTTTAGCTGACCACAACCCAACAAACACTAGGGTGGCTGCCAAAAGAAAGAGAGGCAAATACAATCTCGGGCAGTGTCAACACCTTCTCTCTTCAGGGCTGGGAGGCAACCAGCCCACCGCCCTCTGCAGGTCAGGCCACACGTAGGGCACTCTCTTCCACTCCTGGCTGTCAGACTTCACGACATGCTAACCTAGGGGCCAAGGTCCTGGAGGCAACAGCTGTGCGTGCGTTGGATAATGAGTTCCGCCGGAATGGACTGCCCTTGGTTAGACATCCATTTCTGATCATAGGAAGTTTAGACCCAGGAAGACCAGTACCCTTCAGGGATACTGAAGGTGTGACTGCAGCAGGGGTTCTCAGCTGGGGAGGCACCACCCTCTGGGAACGTTTGCCAGTGCTGCCTGAGTGGGTGCCTCCCATGTGCTGGGCACCATTTGGGCACCAGGGAGAGAGCTTCAAGAGAGGATGTAATCCCTGTCCTCTTGCACATCTACTCTCGTGGCTGATGGGATGCTGCTGGCATGAAGTGGGCAGGGACCAGAGAGGTGAGACGCCCTGCGATGCTCAGGACAGCCCCACCGCCATGCCCACACTGTACCCACTGAGCCCCACCGGACTGCCAAAGGTTATTTGTGACTCCGGAACCATTTACTTAAgtgctggtgactcagtggtaaagaattcgcctgcaggagacacagattcagtccctgggtggggaagattcccctggagaaggaaatggcaactcactccagtattcttgtctgggaaatcccatggacagagaagcctggtgggctattgtccatggagttgcaaaagagctggacacaactgagcaactaaacaacaacaacaaggagacATCACACGTAAGAGCTGGCAAAACAGGGTAACTGAAGAAGGCATTATTGTTGGGAGCTTTGCAGCAGAAAAGCTGGCTTCTTGCCCTTCACCCCACCAATGGTGTGTCCTTTGGGGCCTCCGTCCTGGGTCATCAGGGAGTCACAGCCCTATGCACAGTCCCCTTCACCCCCATTATCTCTCCACGGTCACCCAGAGAGGGGCGGACAAATGGGGGCATTCCAAAGAGCCCTAAGCACCCCAGGGCCAGAAGCGCCACTCACCCTTACAAGTCCAATGGCAGTAGTTACGTCCACAGGTCAGGTCAGGAGACAGAGGCTGAGAGCTTAACTGGCAGAACTGGGCCAGGTTCTAGACTTTCTCTTGCAAGTCAGCTGGGCTCCgcacctccctcccttccctgctcTCCCTGCTCCTGGATGCCCCAAGCTTCTCTGCCCAGGGTTTCCAAGCAGCTGGCCTGCGGATCAGCTTGCCTCCATCCCCATGCAGGGAGAGAGAGCAGGATTTCAGTGCTGCTGTGTGTCAGATGCCTCTTGCTGGGGCTTTTATACATATTCCCTGACTGGCTCTTCCCCGAATTTGCCAGACATCACCTGACAGGTGAGGAAAGCGAGGCTTAGGGAGCAGAGGTCTGGATGTGAATTTGGGCAGCCTGCTCCCTGTTCCCACCATGGGTCACTGTGGCTCCAGTCTGAACAGCTCACGGATTAAGGTCAGGGGCAGGGTCCCACAGGCTGGTGGGACCCTCTCCCTCAGAACAGAGAGGCTGACCCAGGATTGAGGTCATCCCTGGGTGAGGAGAGCCATTAGACACATCATCTGGTCCCCCAGGGTTAGGGAAGCTGCTTTCTCGGGAGAAGGTGGACCTTGTTCACGCACAAGATGATTTAACTTGGCTTCCAGATTCACACAagacaatattttcattttccacatCACCCTAGAGAACGATGGGAGAGGGGGATCCCGCAGACAGCCTGGGCCCAGCTCTGGTTTGAGGACAGAATGGAGCTccatccccgccccacccctgccccgcctGTCATCCTTGCAAAGAAGGGGCTGTGATTTATTGGT comes from the Capricornis sumatraensis isolate serow.1 chromosome 22, serow.2, whole genome shotgun sequence genome and includes:
- the KCNK5 gene encoding potassium channel subfamily K member 5: MVDRGPLLTSAIIFYLAIGAAIFEVLEEPYWKEAKTSYYTQKVHLLKEFPCLGKDGLDKILQIVSDAAGQGVAITGNQTFNNWNWPNAMIFAATVITTIGYGNVAPKTPAGRLFCVFYGLFGVPLCLTWVSALGKFFGGRAKRLGQFLTKRGVSLRKAQITCTAIFILWGVLVHLVIPPFVFMVTEEWDYIEGLYYSFITISTIGFGDFVAGVNPSADYHALYRYFVELWIYLGLAWLSLFVNWKVSMFVEVHKAIKKRRRRRKESFESSPHSRKALRVASGAASKDVNIFSFLSKKEETYNDLIKQIGKKAMKTGGGGERGPGPGPPGGGLPALPTSLTPLVVYSKSQAPSLEEVSQTLRSKGHVSRPSGEEAGAGPPEEGSPTSEVFINQLDRISEEGEPWDAQDYHPLIFQNADITFVNEEAGLLDEDTSKSSLEDNLAGEERPQEGATAEAPLNLGEFPSSDESTFTSTESEFSVPYEQLMNEYNKAKSPQGT